In a single window of the Desulfovibrio mangrovi genome:
- a CDS encoding 4Fe-4S dicluster domain-containing protein: MSTLEQLKEQIRKALPDLDVVIGWEQGYDAMHATPLFIRTEEDIDRLIWSPLCVHSLGTYLTGLTKTPNVRKVGLVVKGCDSRAIVQLTQERMIPRENIVLFGVGCTGCLSHARLEYKVEQGGHYVEDMHSITFNGDKVEVAVNGDVESFDFDTVCLEKCLTCRFPNAIATEHFAGEQVPVAPKCEKAPSLEAFEKLSLEERFAFWQDQMRRCVRCYACRNTCPMCVCRDHCISTSRNPHWVSQETSSAENFMFQMIHTMHLAGRCIECGECQRACPVDLPIMLFRRTMVHAMKDTFGYISGADPEATPPLLTFKVEEDNIKERGW; this comes from the coding sequence ATGAGTACGCTTGAACAACTGAAGGAACAGATCCGCAAGGCCCTGCCGGACCTTGACGTGGTCATCGGCTGGGAGCAGGGCTACGACGCCATGCACGCCACGCCGCTGTTCATCCGCACGGAAGAGGACATCGACCGCCTCATCTGGAGCCCGCTGTGCGTGCACAGCCTCGGCACCTATCTGACCGGCCTGACCAAGACCCCGAACGTCCGCAAGGTCGGCCTTGTGGTGAAGGGCTGTGATTCCCGCGCCATCGTGCAGCTTACTCAGGAGCGCATGATTCCCCGCGAGAACATCGTTCTGTTCGGCGTGGGCTGCACCGGCTGTCTCAGCCATGCCCGCCTTGAGTACAAGGTGGAGCAGGGCGGTCATTACGTGGAAGACATGCACTCCATCACATTTAATGGTGACAAGGTGGAAGTTGCCGTGAACGGCGATGTCGAAAGCTTCGATTTCGACACCGTGTGTCTGGAAAAGTGTCTGACCTGCCGCTTCCCCAACGCCATTGCCACCGAGCATTTCGCTGGCGAGCAGGTGCCCGTGGCGCCCAAGTGCGAGAAGGCTCCTTCGCTGGAAGCCTTTGAAAAGCTCTCTCTGGAAGAGCGTTTCGCCTTCTGGCAGGACCAGATGCGCCGCTGCGTGCGTTGCTACGCCTGCCGCAACACCTGTCCCATGTGCGTGTGCCGCGACCACTGCATCTCCACCTCGCGCAACCCGCACTGGGTATCGCAGGAGACCAGCTCGGCCGAGAACTTCATGTTCCAGATGATCCACACCATGCACCTTGCCGGTCGCTGCATCGAATGCGGCGAATGCCAGCGCGCATGTCCGGTTGATCTGCCCATCATGCTGTTCCGCCGGACCATGGTGCATGCGATGAAGGATACCTTCGGCTACATCAGCGGTGCGGACCCCGAGGCCACGCCGCCTCTGCTCACCTTCAAGGTGGAAGAGGACAACATCAAGGAGAGGGGCTGGTAA